A single region of the Sorghum bicolor cultivar BTx623 chromosome 9, Sorghum_bicolor_NCBIv3, whole genome shotgun sequence genome encodes:
- the LOC110430447 gene encoding uncharacterized protein LOC110430447 produces the protein MDIEPEPPAPDDSPDCRYPLLQRLVDGTLPPDQAEARRVARRANTFVLLDGEMYKRSPSGILMRCIPRQEGVKLLQDIHSGACGHHAAPQTLVGNAFRQGFYWPTAVADATDIVRACKGCQFYARQIHLPAQAL, from the coding sequence atggacatcgagccagagccacctgcACCTGACGACTCGCCCGACTGCCGCTACCCCTTGCTTCAACGCCTCGTCGACGGCACTTTGCCCCCGGACCAGGCTGAGGCAAGGCGCGTGGCCCGTCGTGCCAATACTTTCGTCCTCCTCGACGGGGAGATGTACAAGCGCAGCCCCTCGGGCATCCTCATGCGTTGCATCCCACGTCAGGAAGGAGTCAAGCTCCtgcaggacatacactcgggggcttgtggccatcacgccgcACCTCAGAcgttggtaggaaatgccttccgacaaggcttctactggcccaccgccgtgGCCGACGCCACGGACATCGTCAGGGCCTGTAAaggatgccagttttacgctcggCAGATACATCTACCCGCTCAGGCCCTGTAA